A window of the Leptospira bourretii genome harbors these coding sequences:
- a CDS encoding M23 family metallopeptidase yields MAETYVTTAYERLQIAHLRWKKRAGKWISRSREKVSFVLIPNDEKPLAQIEISVGMLGFLSGLALSLVLLSFGLLVYFSFFFDRNLSLEKKTETQLVSFLFYDLLSQDLTDSVEELESTTESLNLLAWEEIPEKEMITQDYLLKEEYRKDASELDSNLLLFQQVVTTYTQFGVRLGNLVPNFQNAIDYLSMRESIFYSMPRGRPLKPGVGVVTSTFGYRSDPFGILPVGEYHSGIDFAAGEGTPIYATGPGIIAVDTAVGGLGKSVRINHENGFFTLYGHCSLILVNPGDRVKRGDKIALVGQTGKATGAHVHYEVRIGLDAPLDPEEYINLD; encoded by the coding sequence TTGGCAGAAACTTACGTCACAACAGCCTACGAAAGGCTCCAAATTGCACATTTACGCTGGAAAAAACGTGCGGGGAAGTGGATTTCCCGTAGCCGGGAAAAGGTAAGCTTTGTCCTAATTCCCAATGATGAAAAACCTCTAGCACAAATTGAAATTTCAGTCGGAATGCTCGGTTTTTTATCGGGCCTTGCCCTATCTCTGGTTCTCCTTTCCTTTGGACTTCTGGTCTACTTTTCATTTTTCTTTGATCGCAATCTTTCTTTGGAGAAAAAAACGGAGACCCAACTGGTATCCTTTCTCTTTTATGACCTTCTTTCCCAAGATTTAACAGATTCAGTAGAGGAACTTGAGTCTACAACGGAATCTCTCAACCTACTTGCCTGGGAGGAAATCCCAGAAAAGGAAATGATCACCCAAGATTATCTTCTCAAAGAAGAGTATCGTAAAGATGCAAGCGAACTCGATTCGAATCTTTTATTATTCCAACAAGTGGTCACCACCTACACTCAGTTTGGTGTAAGACTAGGAAACCTTGTCCCTAACTTCCAAAATGCCATTGATTATCTTTCGATGCGAGAAAGTATATTTTATTCCATGCCAAGGGGTAGACCTTTAAAACCAGGAGTGGGAGTTGTGACTTCAACTTTTGGGTATCGTAGTGATCCCTTTGGAATATTACCTGTAGGAGAATACCACTCAGGAATTGATTTTGCGGCCGGCGAAGGAACACCTATCTATGCGACGGGCCCCGGAATCATTGCGGTGGATACTGCTGTGGGTGGGCTTGGAAAATCAGTTCGTATCAACCATGAAAATGGATTTTTCACTTTGTATGGGCATTGTTCTCTTATTTTAGTGAATCCTGGGGACCGGGTCAAACGAGGGGATAAAATTGCCCTTGTGGGCCAAACGGGAAAAGCAACGGGAGCTCACGTCCACTATGAAGTGCGAATTGGTTTGGATGCTCCTCTTGATCCAGAGGAATACATTAACTTAGATTAA
- the pcnB gene encoding polynucleotide adenylyltransferase PcnB, with amino-acid sequence MFKFLTSLFRKKADSVDSFLMYPEGKRYYRETHSIRRANIDEDAIKIINRLNKFRYKAYLVGGGVRDLLMGKRPKDFDIVTSATPNQIKRIFNNCRIIGKRFKIVHIIFKGKIIEVSTFRSLPEHRLEKHKAENDYLIKRDNSFGTAKEDAARRDFTINSLFYDPKNDSILDYVGGFEDIQKKIVRVIGDPDISFKEDPVRMLRAVKFSVLLGLDIEKKTKLAIKKNRLELEKSSTARLLEEYNKMFRTWKTSIIFEGLAENHLLDVLFKEPTDKLKKTDPEWREHFMETPLGKRLAVTDKLLSAREEMTPAIFYSLIFYDLIKDLYENDRGHLAHNIKESLQSVFERMGIPKREQDNLVKIFISQPRFQVTDDEKERQNSFFKKKDYFYDAFMVYKIVAISEGNESAVQTAFFWEISLRQRPKPDSHQFGQQNRKKEPNKKRPPRKKHRDRRGGGSQNQNQNNGAEGNQFEKNDQPRSNVDSLNSESESENT; translated from the coding sequence ATGTTTAAATTTCTCACTTCTCTTTTCAGAAAGAAAGCCGACTCTGTCGATTCCTTTTTGATGTACCCCGAGGGAAAGAGATACTATCGAGAAACTCACTCCATACGCAGGGCCAATATCGATGAAGATGCCATCAAAATCATCAATCGATTGAACAAGTTTCGTTACAAGGCCTATTTAGTCGGTGGAGGGGTCAGAGATCTGCTTATGGGCAAACGCCCAAAAGACTTTGATATAGTCACAAGTGCGACTCCAAACCAAATCAAAAGGATCTTCAATAACTGCCGAATCATCGGAAAACGATTTAAAATTGTACATATCATTTTTAAAGGCAAAATTATTGAAGTATCGACGTTCCGATCACTACCGGAACATCGTTTGGAAAAACACAAAGCAGAAAACGATTATCTCATCAAACGGGACAATTCCTTCGGTACAGCAAAGGAAGACGCGGCTAGACGCGACTTTACCATCAACTCCTTGTTTTACGATCCTAAAAACGATTCCATCTTGGATTACGTTGGTGGGTTCGAAGACATTCAAAAGAAAATCGTTAGGGTCATCGGTGATCCAGATATTTCCTTCAAAGAAGATCCGGTTCGTATGTTACGAGCGGTTAAGTTTTCTGTTTTACTGGGACTCGACATCGAGAAAAAAACCAAACTGGCAATCAAAAAGAACCGTTTGGAACTCGAAAAATCTTCCACAGCAAGACTTTTGGAAGAATATAACAAAATGTTTCGCACTTGGAAAACTTCGATTATCTTCGAAGGCCTTGCTGAGAATCATTTGCTCGATGTTCTTTTTAAAGAACCAACTGATAAACTAAAGAAAACCGATCCAGAGTGGCGTGAACATTTTATGGAAACTCCACTTGGGAAAAGATTGGCAGTCACTGACAAACTCCTCTCCGCAAGAGAAGAGATGACACCTGCTATCTTTTACTCGTTAATTTTCTATGATCTCATCAAAGACCTTTATGAAAATGATCGAGGCCATTTAGCACATAACATCAAAGAAAGTCTTCAGTCAGTTTTTGAACGAATGGGAATTCCGAAACGGGAACAGGATAATTTGGTAAAGATTTTTATCAGCCAACCTCGTTTCCAAGTCACTGATGATGAAAAAGAAAGACAAAACTCTTTCTTTAAAAAGAAGGACTACTTCTACGATGCGTTTATGGTTTATAAAATCGTAGCCATTTCGGAAGGAAACGAATCTGCAGTACAAACGGCATTCTTTTGGGAAATCTCTTTGCGACAAAGACCTAAACCTGATAGCCATCAGTTCGGCCAACAAAACCGCAAAAAAGAACCAAACAAAAAAAGACCGCCACGAAAGAAACACCGGGACAGAAGGGGTGGTGGTTCTCAGAACCAAAACCAGAACAATGGTGCAGAGGGAAATCAGTTTGAGAAAAATGACCAACCTCGATCCAATGTAGATTCTTTGAATTCTGAATCAGAATCAGAAAATACCTAG
- the thiL gene encoding thiamine-phosphate kinase yields the protein MKESEIIRTLFGTTPPPEDDCYFLAPNRLVTTDSLSEGTHFLHQWSSPQILAKKLVEVNVSDIVASGGKPNECFLNLGLSSVSRKKDWIRGFSKELRKSLDQYGMKLAGGDTFSSPTTQLALTVVGTVDKPWLRSGGKFGDYLYLTGTLGLSQLGYKTLKKKSKDKTYKEAVERHLSPKSRYAILNKLKDFKIHACMDITDGLIQDSERLALSSKGRLNIQIESVPLHPLAVQELGIDLCLGSGEELELLFLSPEILPTKLAGIPVTMIGKFEKGKPGVLFQKEGKRYLPKTRGYLHFSEEE from the coding sequence TTGAAAGAATCCGAAATTATACGAACTCTATTTGGGACAACCCCTCCCCCTGAGGACGATTGTTACTTCTTGGCCCCAAACCGTCTTGTCACCACGGACTCACTCTCCGAAGGAACTCATTTCCTTCACCAGTGGTCTTCACCGCAAATTTTGGCAAAAAAACTCGTGGAAGTCAATGTTTCGGACATCGTTGCTTCTGGAGGAAAACCCAACGAATGTTTTCTAAACCTCGGTCTCTCTTCCGTTTCTAGAAAAAAAGATTGGATTAGAGGATTTTCGAAAGAACTCCGAAAATCCTTAGACCAATATGGAATGAAACTTGCGGGAGGCGACACCTTTTCCTCACCTACCACTCAACTGGCACTCACAGTTGTCGGCACAGTGGACAAACCTTGGTTACGTTCGGGTGGGAAATTCGGTGATTACCTGTATCTCACAGGAACCTTGGGCTTAAGTCAACTGGGCTACAAAACCCTTAAAAAAAAATCAAAAGACAAAACTTATAAGGAAGCAGTAGAACGCCATCTATCACCTAAGTCTCGATACGCGATCTTAAACAAACTAAAAGATTTTAAAATTCATGCATGTATGGACATTACTGATGGACTCATCCAAGACAGCGAACGGTTGGCTCTCAGTTCTAAGGGAAGGTTAAACATCCAAATCGAATCGGTTCCCCTCCACCCACTCGCCGTCCAAGAACTTGGAATTGACTTGTGTTTGGGATCTGGGGAAGAATTAGAACTTTTGTTTTTATCACCAGAAATTTTGCCAACAAAACTTGCCGGTATTCCTGTGACGATGATAGGAAAATTTGAAAAAGGAAAACCGGGAGTTTTATTCCAAAAAGAAGGGAAACGTTACCTCCCCAAAACAAGAGGGTACCTTCACTTTTCAGAAGAGGAATAA
- a CDS encoding DoxX family protein has product MFDTLFSTSGDIVPLILRITAFVVIFPHGGQKLLGWFGGYGFKGTYGFFTGQLKFPGILAVLIILGESFGPVLLLVGFLTKFAAASIAIIMIGAAVLAHRQNGFFINWNGNQKGEGYEFHILAAGLLIALVLGGAGVYSVDFNLIGKF; this is encoded by the coding sequence ATGTTCGATACACTTTTTTCCACATCCGGGGACATTGTCCCTCTAATCTTACGCATCACAGCCTTTGTTGTGATTTTCCCACACGGCGGCCAAAAACTACTCGGTTGGTTTGGTGGTTACGGATTCAAAGGAACTTACGGATTTTTTACAGGGCAGTTGAAGTTCCCTGGAATTTTGGCGGTTCTCATCATCCTTGGTGAATCCTTTGGACCTGTTTTACTTCTCGTAGGTTTTTTAACCAAATTTGCAGCAGCTTCCATTGCCATCATCATGATTGGTGCAGCAGTGCTTGCTCATAGACAAAATGGATTTTTTATCAATTGGAATGGAAACCAAAAAGGCGAAGGATACGAGTTTCATATTCTCGCAGCAGGACTTCTCATCGCTCTCGTACTTGGTGGGGCTGGTGTGTATTCCGTTGATTTTAACTTAATCGGAAAATTCTAA
- the rplM gene encoding 50S ribosomal protein L13, protein MELLSKAHKTPSIAKEAVQKQWFVVDATDKTLGRLASQVASRLRGKHKSTFTPNQDCGDNIIIVNASKVAVTGRKREQKIYYHHSRYPGGMTAIAFHKLIQENPERVIMEAVKGMLPKSKLGDQMLRNCRVFAGNDHNLGAQKPLKLELK, encoded by the coding sequence ATGGAACTATTGTCTAAAGCCCACAAGACCCCTTCTATTGCAAAAGAAGCCGTACAAAAACAGTGGTTTGTTGTGGACGCAACTGATAAGACTCTCGGAAGATTGGCAAGTCAAGTAGCTTCCCGCCTTCGCGGAAAACACAAATCTACCTTCACTCCTAACCAGGATTGTGGTGATAATATCATTATCGTTAATGCTTCTAAAGTGGCTGTGACAGGTCGCAAAAGAGAACAAAAAATTTACTACCACCACTCACGTTACCCAGGTGGTATGACTGCCATCGCTTTCCACAAACTCATCCAAGAGAATCCAGAAAGAGTGATCATGGAAGCAGTCAAAGGAATGTTACCTAAATCGAAGTTAGGTGATCAAATGTTGAGAAATTGCCGCGTATTCGCAGGTAATGACCACAACTTGGGAGCTCAAAAGCCCCTAAAACTGGAGTTGAAATAA
- a CDS encoding adenylate/guanylate cyclase domain-containing protein — MGQKRTIATSASEERLEKLLEERLNPGSNQEIIDKRIWDLFGETWCVMFTDLSGFSRGVAKFGIIHFLQTIYESQRILIPVLDEFDGILMKDEGDSLMVLFRNTNKAIQCAIQMQKACKRYNEGRTAEEQILLCVGLGYGKILKIGDTDVFGAEVNAASKLGEDTAKAWEILVTNAVKENADETTDFDFESISEIPPGSDGAFRLVYTLEEPKWVVL; from the coding sequence ATGGGTCAAAAACGCACCATTGCCACCTCTGCATCTGAAGAACGATTAGAAAAACTTTTAGAAGAACGTTTGAACCCTGGTTCCAACCAAGAAATCATCGACAAACGAATTTGGGATCTGTTTGGAGAAACCTGGTGTGTGATGTTTACGGATCTCTCTGGATTTTCTCGTGGGGTTGCCAAATTTGGAATCATTCATTTTTTACAAACCATCTATGAATCACAAAGAATCCTTATTCCTGTTCTGGATGAATTTGATGGAATTCTGATGAAAGACGAAGGGGATAGCCTGATGGTTCTTTTTCGCAATACCAACAAAGCCATTCAGTGTGCCATCCAAATGCAGAAAGCCTGTAAACGTTATAATGAAGGTCGAACTGCCGAAGAACAAATTTTACTTTGTGTCGGACTTGGGTATGGCAAAATCCTAAAGATTGGAGATACCGATGTTTTTGGTGCAGAAGTGAACGCAGCATCCAAGTTAGGTGAAGATACTGCCAAAGCTTGGGAGATTTTAGTCACAAATGCTGTCAAAGAAAATGCTGACGAAACCACTGACTTTGATTTTGAATCCATCTCAGAAATCCCACCTGGTTCCGATGGAGCCTTTCGTTTGGTTTATACTTTAGAAGAACCCAAATGGGTAGTATTATAA
- a CDS encoding AAA domain-containing protein, translated as MGRTIKQEFGSLEEEILYVKSILTKEREYERSLFLEKGEETKAIKSAELEDLHFVVGNTWRAEFKISPSLKAKEWLKQGIPVLIKGNSESIFGNIYKATDTKLIVQIRGDYEWEDNEFQISKWFQESTYDLYNEIISKVIEDKESFSHKKLSWILGFGLGDKPNPPKTGQTTTPLERIFQIADYGMIFGPPGTGKTTLLMQAVEKIKEKKQSVLTLCPTNFACDYIVELALKKGIRVIRLGNSTKIKEEILPYHIDNLIQEHPDQKQIHNWQTELKAIQKKANSWKRNFGKEEREERKAQRKEAKFLLSTIREAESNIRMKLLDSAELIVSTFSGFGNEFKKGREFDYVFVDEATQSLDPGCYLAMYVGKKTFFFGDPKQLGASFSYPDHNALHSFLEKAIAFDSGDRVIFLEKQFRMKPEILGFPNGTYYENKILTHPDANWNHNIDISPILGNNPPILWIDTAGSDSEEETEGEEPSFFNHTEIQLVETLYRLGIPKEQSTVISPYRGQVEKLVKLSSGRWFTQTIDSFQGRESEIVILSLVRSNRDGEVGFLLNPKRLNVALTRAKSHLILIGDSGTLCQTKEFQDLYSYIESVGEIRSIYEFME; from the coding sequence ATGGGAAGAACCATAAAACAAGAGTTTGGTTCATTAGAAGAAGAAATTCTATATGTAAAATCAATCCTAACCAAAGAACGTGAGTATGAACGTTCTTTATTTTTAGAAAAAGGGGAAGAAACCAAAGCGATCAAATCTGCAGAATTGGAAGACCTTCATTTTGTTGTTGGGAATACATGGAGGGCAGAATTCAAAATTTCCCCTTCTTTAAAAGCCAAAGAATGGTTAAAACAAGGGATTCCTGTTCTTATAAAAGGAAATTCCGAATCCATCTTTGGAAATATTTACAAGGCAACCGATACAAAACTAATCGTCCAAATACGTGGAGACTATGAGTGGGAAGACAATGAATTTCAAATTTCAAAGTGGTTCCAAGAATCCACTTATGATTTGTATAACGAAATCATTTCCAAAGTAATCGAAGATAAAGAAAGTTTTTCACATAAAAAACTCAGCTGGATTTTAGGATTTGGACTCGGTGACAAACCCAATCCTCCCAAAACGGGACAAACTACAACCCCTCTCGAACGAATTTTTCAAATTGCAGATTACGGGATGATATTCGGTCCACCTGGAACAGGAAAGACCACCTTACTCATGCAAGCTGTAGAAAAAATCAAAGAAAAAAAACAATCCGTTTTAACACTTTGTCCCACAAACTTTGCATGCGATTACATTGTAGAACTTGCTTTAAAAAAAGGAATTCGAGTCATCCGATTGGGTAACTCTACCAAAATCAAAGAAGAAATCCTACCCTACCATATTGACAATCTCATCCAAGAACATCCAGACCAAAAACAAATCCACAACTGGCAAACAGAACTAAAGGCCATCCAGAAAAAAGCTAATTCCTGGAAACGAAATTTTGGAAAAGAAGAAAGGGAAGAAAGAAAGGCACAAAGAAAAGAAGCCAAGTTTTTACTTTCCACGATTAGGGAAGCTGAATCAAACATTAGAATGAAGTTACTCGACAGTGCAGAACTCATTGTATCTACTTTTTCTGGATTTGGAAATGAATTCAAAAAAGGGAGAGAGTTTGATTATGTTTTTGTAGATGAAGCCACTCAAAGTTTAGATCCTGGATGTTACCTTGCCATGTATGTTGGAAAAAAAACTTTTTTCTTTGGTGATCCCAAACAACTTGGTGCCAGTTTCTCTTACCCAGACCATAATGCCTTACATAGTTTTTTAGAAAAGGCCATCGCCTTTGATTCCGGGGATCGGGTGATCTTTTTAGAAAAACAATTCCGAATGAAACCGGAAATCCTCGGTTTTCCCAATGGGACCTATTATGAAAATAAAATTTTAACTCATCCCGATGCAAACTGGAATCACAATATAGACATCTCCCCTATATTAGGAAATAATCCGCCGATCTTATGGATTGATACGGCAGGCAGTGATTCAGAAGAAGAAACCGAAGGGGAGGAGCCAAGTTTTTTTAACCATACAGAAATCCAATTAGTAGAAACCTTGTATCGTTTAGGAATACCAAAAGAACAATCAACTGTCATCTCACCTTACAGAGGCCAGGTGGAAAAACTCGTCAAATTGTCTTCGGGACGTTGGTTTACCCAAACCATTGACTCTTTCCAAGGAAGAGAGTCGGAAATTGTGATCCTAAGTTTAGTTAGATCCAATCGTGATGGCGAGGTTGGGTTTTTACTAAACCCCAAACGTTTGAATGTGGCTTTAACACGTGCGAAATCTCATTTGATCCTAATTGGAGATTCTGGAACCCTCTGCCAAACTAAAGAATTCCAAGACCTCTATTCTTATATTGAATCTGTGGGTGAAATTCGTTCGATTTATGAATTTATGGAATAA
- a CDS encoding prolipoprotein diacylglyceryl transferase — MLDRIPIPNPFGWEGLSTFSLLMMLAFLVGSYLLPKELERKKLDPSHSDWLIFLGILGTLVGAKIFFIFEIWDQVFIDVPGYDGKYSYPLTHWNGFPGHPGLWSSLFSGGGLVFFGGLLFGWLFITLYFRHHKLDIGAYYDAVIPAISMGYAIGRLGCFVSGDGCYGFATDVRIPFFVFDFHGAHPSGVPVWNTPVMESIMAFGYFAYFQFWARYQNFRKWSIGAQFLIIHGFARLIIEFLRVNKAVIPFIDPPTLVNIPDANGNPSFLTGYYWHGFSQSQYISIALILFGVYLMVSKKLWLKEETKV, encoded by the coding sequence ATGTTAGATCGAATTCCGATTCCGAATCCCTTTGGTTGGGAGGGTTTGTCCACTTTCAGCCTTCTTATGATGTTAGCCTTTCTTGTCGGTTCTTACCTTCTCCCGAAGGAACTCGAACGCAAAAAATTAGATCCGAGTCATTCGGATTGGTTGATTTTTCTTGGGATTTTGGGCACTTTAGTCGGTGCCAAAATTTTCTTTATCTTTGAAATTTGGGACCAAGTGTTCATTGATGTTCCCGGTTATGATGGAAAGTATTCTTATCCGTTAACCCATTGGAATGGATTCCCTGGACACCCAGGCCTTTGGTCCTCTCTTTTTAGCGGTGGTGGCCTCGTATTCTTTGGGGGTCTTCTTTTTGGATGGCTCTTCATCACTCTTTACTTTCGCCATCACAAACTAGACATCGGTGCTTATTATGATGCGGTGATTCCTGCGATTAGCATGGGTTATGCGATTGGACGACTCGGGTGTTTTGTGAGTGGGGATGGATGTTATGGTTTTGCCACAGATGTAAGGATTCCCTTTTTTGTTTTTGATTTCCATGGCGCTCACCCGTCCGGTGTACCGGTTTGGAACACTCCAGTGATGGAATCCATTATGGCATTCGGATACTTTGCCTACTTCCAATTTTGGGCCAGATACCAAAACTTCCGCAAATGGAGTATTGGTGCTCAGTTTCTCATCATCCACGGATTTGCAAGACTCATCATCGAGTTTTTACGTGTGAACAAAGCGGTGATCCCTTTTATTGATCCACCTACTCTTGTGAACATTCCTGATGCCAATGGAAACCCAAGTTTTTTAACCGGTTACTATTGGCATGGATTTTCACAGTCCCAATATATCTCCATAGCACTTATTCTCTTTGGTGTGTATTTGATGGTTTCCAAAAAACTCTGGTTAAAGGAAGAAACAAAAGTATGA
- a CDS encoding crotonase/enoyl-CoA hydratase family protein, protein MNPSPFFEIEKRKNVAILWLNRPEKRNAMNWPFWRDLPDMVDRINADPQIHCFVIAAKGKSFSTGLDLEEFFQEFKPVVQGELADGREKLYQLILTMQKGINAVYNSKKPSIALVQKHCIGGGLDLVSACDIRYASEDAVFSLRESKVAIVADMGSLQRLPHLIGNAHTRELALTGKDISAEEAFQMGLVTKVTKDFDSLLQVGLKTAEEIAENPTIVIRGVKQVLNHGIGKTIEEGLDYVAVWNASMLDSKDFRSAIGGFMERKRPVYNPETRVD, encoded by the coding sequence ATGAACCCTTCTCCATTTTTCGAAATTGAAAAAAGAAAAAACGTAGCCATTCTTTGGTTGAATCGTCCCGAAAAAAGAAATGCTATGAACTGGCCTTTCTGGCGTGATCTTCCCGATATGGTGGACCGAATCAATGCAGACCCGCAAATTCATTGTTTTGTGATCGCAGCCAAAGGAAAATCTTTCTCCACAGGTCTTGATTTAGAAGAGTTTTTCCAAGAGTTCAAACCTGTGGTACAGGGAGAACTTGCGGATGGTAGGGAAAAACTTTACCAACTCATTCTTACAATGCAAAAAGGAATCAATGCCGTTTACAATTCCAAAAAACCATCCATTGCACTTGTCCAAAAACATTGTATTGGTGGAGGACTGGATCTAGTTTCTGCATGTGACATTCGTTATGCGTCTGAAGATGCCGTATTTTCCTTACGAGAATCCAAAGTAGCCATTGTGGCTGATATGGGATCTTTACAAAGACTTCCTCATTTGATTGGAAATGCACATACAAGAGAACTTGCCCTAACAGGAAAAGACATCAGTGCAGAAGAAGCTTTTCAAATGGGACTTGTGACAAAGGTCACAAAGGACTTTGATTCTTTACTGCAAGTTGGACTCAAAACAGCAGAAGAAATTGCAGAGAACCCAACCATCGTCATCCGAGGGGTCAAACAAGTGTTAAACCACGGAATTGGAAAAACCATCGAAGAAGGACTAGACTATGTAGCTGTTTGGAATGCAAGTATGCTAGACTCCAAAGACTTCCGTTCGGCAATTGGTGGGTTTATGGAAAGAAAACGACCGGTTTACAATCCAGAAACCCGGGTAGACTAA
- a CDS encoding response regulator, with product MGKQKPLTKVLLLEDDPTISLLYSGILHKHGMEVTSFTEIKTALEYLAENHLHTENIVLTDLQLPDGNGLEFVREIRKINKHIPVVVITSTEDPKLIIEVMKEHVQEYIIKPVIPDELISRIKYQLSNKENDYEYSEYEREKILSLEKLLDWYAYKNSRIKKGDLNSQEMHKNLFYGLRTSLAQGAGFGVLTQLIDLIKAMPKAEGGGVILDADILSILEENALYSKKVLDRFTEIEDVIFDRIELQLVSPFVIFNEMLSLKDELKPILALRDQTLLVPEYKFKELGSKKILLNKVFFRKVIHELLLNAMRFSQSSSKIYAMLNLDSDGIYLSIVNSLGDEQFAKNGIPNEYLDLIFEPFFRLNKNIYEKHGSLDFGIGLSFVMQTIIRFGGSISALNLIDHTSDVKETKVEFKIFLPYSSSEK from the coding sequence ATGGGAAAACAAAAGCCTTTAACAAAAGTTTTACTCCTCGAAGACGATCCTACTATATCTTTACTCTATAGTGGAATACTCCATAAACATGGAATGGAGGTGACAAGTTTTACTGAGATCAAAACGGCCTTAGAATACTTAGCAGAAAACCACCTTCATACCGAAAACATAGTGTTAACAGACCTTCAATTGCCAGATGGAAATGGGTTGGAGTTTGTTAGAGAAATCCGAAAAATCAATAAACATATCCCAGTCGTTGTGATTACATCAACGGAGGATCCTAAACTCATTATCGAAGTGATGAAGGAACATGTTCAGGAATATATCATTAAACCGGTGATTCCCGATGAACTCATATCAAGAATTAAATACCAACTTTCTAATAAAGAAAATGATTATGAATACTCTGAATATGAACGCGAAAAAATTTTATCTCTCGAGAAACTTTTAGATTGGTATGCTTATAAAAATAGTCGGATCAAAAAGGGAGATCTAAACTCCCAAGAAATGCACAAAAATTTGTTTTATGGATTGCGAACTAGTTTGGCACAAGGTGCTGGATTTGGAGTCCTCACGCAACTCATTGACTTAATCAAAGCGATGCCAAAAGCGGAAGGAGGAGGTGTCATTTTAGATGCTGATATCCTCAGCATTTTGGAAGAAAACGCTTTGTATTCAAAAAAAGTTTTGGATCGTTTTACTGAGATTGAGGATGTAATTTTTGATCGAATTGAATTACAACTTGTTTCTCCATTCGTAATTTTTAATGAAATGTTAAGTTTGAAAGATGAGTTGAAACCGATTTTAGCATTAAGAGACCAAACATTATTAGTCCCGGAATATAAATTCAAAGAACTTGGTTCTAAAAAAATATTACTGAACAAAGTTTTTTTTCGCAAAGTAATTCACGAACTTTTGTTAAATGCGATGCGTTTTTCTCAAAGTTCCAGTAAAATTTATGCCATGTTAAATTTGGATTCTGACGGGATTTATTTGTCGATTGTAAATTCTCTTGGTGATGAACAGTTTGCAAAAAATGGAATTCCGAATGAGTATCTGGATTTGATATTTGAACCATTTTTTAGGTTAAACAAAAATATATATGAAAAACATGGTTCTTTGGATTTCGGAATTGGTTTGAGTTTTGTGATGCAGACCATCATCCGTTTTGGTGGTTCCATCTCTGCATTAAATTTAATTGATCATACAAGTGATGTGAAAGAAACAAAAGTTGAATTTAAGATTTTCCTTCCTTATTCCTCTTCTGAAAAGTGA
- a CDS encoding tetratricopeptide repeat protein, protein MSSFFSLIREAKLLEEEKEFTRAFNVYAESESHTKNESALIKIKAKKAWCLYAVGNPRETESLFQDIIQNYPSHPLSITVYSRYLIKLKKFKSAKVLLQKSILQFPSYLENYLLLASLLKDMERSEEAIEVLKKALSQEHLSNGRGIDRKDIWAELGSLYFSRGDFNSALASLKKSLKMVEPEEFLHYDLLALCYLEAEDPENALTSIRTHIQYCKEIDPETLIILARAHCRAGKLEEAANNLIQAYSIEDSLYLKAADFIDFAPLLRNGFFTTLENIEWEEP, encoded by the coding sequence ATGAGTTCTTTTTTTTCACTGATCCGCGAAGCCAAACTTTTGGAAGAAGAAAAGGAATTCACACGGGCATTTAATGTTTATGCCGAAAGCGAATCACACACAAAAAACGAATCGGCCCTCATCAAAATCAAAGCGAAAAAAGCCTGGTGTCTGTATGCAGTGGGAAATCCAAGAGAAACTGAATCCCTTTTTCAGGATATCATTCAAAACTATCCCTCTCATCCCTTAAGTATCACCGTTTACTCGCGTTATCTGATCAAATTAAAAAAATTTAAATCGGCAAAGGTTTTACTCCAAAAAAGTATTCTTCAGTTTCCCTCCTATTTGGAAAACTACCTACTCCTTGCTTCCCTCTTAAAGGATATGGAACGTTCCGAAGAAGCAATTGAGGTTTTAAAAAAAGCGCTTTCCCAAGAACATTTAAGTAACGGCCGTGGGATCGATCGAAAAGACATTTGGGCGGAACTTGGATCTTTGTATTTTTCTCGTGGGGATTTTAATTCGGCTCTTGCTTCCTTAAAAAAATCTTTAAAAATGGTGGAACCAGAAGAGTTCCTTCATTACGATTTGCTGGCTCTTTGTTATTTGGAAGCAGAAGATCCAGAAAATGCACTAACATCAATTAGAACCCATATCCAATACTGCAAAGAGATTGATCCAGAGACACTCATCATTTTAGCAAGGGCTCATTGCCGAGCGGGTAAATTGGAAGAAGCTGCCAACAATTTAATCCAAGCTTATTCGATCGAAGATTCTTTGTATTTAAAGGCTGCCGACTTTATTGATTTTGCACCGCTACTGAGAAATGGATTTTTTACAACCTTGGAGAATATTGAATGGGAAGAACCATAA